Proteins encoded within one genomic window of Chrysemys picta bellii isolate R12L10 chromosome 6, ASM1138683v2, whole genome shotgun sequence:
- the LOC135972273 gene encoding mediator of RNA polymerase II transcription subunit 15-like: MESSQDRKRAPAWTEREVRDLLAIWGDEAVIAELRSSKRNGKVLEKISKAMKDRGHNRDTQQCRVKIKELRQAYHKAREANGRSGAEPQTCRYYAELHAILGGAATTTPIVCYDSLTGETHREDGSGNEEDDDGGTVGSSQQQGSGETGFPNSQDMFVTLDLEPVTPELTQDPQGTQETSAANVSPSQRLVNIRKRKRRTRDDMFMELQMSAHADRAQQNAWRQSMSEMRKAQYEREERWRAESRDEQSKWRAEDDRWRQLADRRQEAMLRLLEHQTDMLERMVELQERQQEQRPPLQPLCNQQPSSPSSIASSPRRPKTRWGGLRPPSHSTPDDRPSIRRLAFNKS; this comes from the exons atggagtcctcccaggatcgcaaaagagctccagcatggaccgaacgggaggtacgagatctgctcgccatatggggagatgaagcagtgatagctgaactccgtagcagtaaaagaaatggaaaagtattagaaaagatctccaaggccatgaaggaccgaggccataacagggacacacagcagtgccgcgtgaaaattaaggagctacggcaagcttaccacaaagccagagaagcaaacggaaggtccggggcagagccgcaaacttgccgctactacgcggagctgcatgcgatcctagggggtgcagccaccactaccccaatcgtgtgctatgactctctcactggagaaacacacagggaagacggttcggggaacgaggaagatgacgatggaggtactgtaggtagctcacagcagcaaggaagcggagaaaccggtttccccaacagccaggatatgtttgtgaccctggacctggaaccagtaacccccgaactcacccaagaccctcagggcacacaggagacctctg ctgcaaatgtttctccttcgcagaggctcgtgaacattagaaagagaaaacgtaggacgagggacgatatgttcatggagctgcagatgtccgcccacgctgatagagcacagcagaatgcgtggaggcagtcaatgtcggagatgagaaaagcccaatatgaacgagaggagaggtggcgggctgaatcgcgggatgaacagagcaagtggcgggctgaagacgataggtggcgtcagcttgcagacagacggcaagaggcaatgctccgtctgctggagcatcaaactgatatgctcgagcgtatggttgagttgcaggaaaggcagcaggagcagagaccgccgctacagcccctgtgtaaccaacagccctcctccccaagttccatagcctcctcaccaagacgcccaaaaacacggtgggggggcctccgtccacccagtcactccaccccagatgatcgcccaagcatcagaaggctggccttcaataagagttaa